In Halococcus hamelinensis 100A6, a single genomic region encodes these proteins:
- a CDS encoding pyridoxal phosphate-dependent decarboxylase family protein, with protein sequence MTPDELFLGSDAGNAAYREAMESATETVLESVVDGENPYSGQPPDVLAEQFDDPVIPETGVGLDETIEAVGEHVLAHSVDPSNGRCMAHLQCPPMIPGLAAEALLTAANQSLDSFDQAPAATVLEGRVVDALCDLFDLPSDGDGVFTGGGTESNFQALLLARDRCCSQRFDHDVQADGLPANADSLRVLCSDAAHFTAKQAAHHLGLGENAVVTVATDDEGRIDVTALDATLAELRARDREPFALVGTAGTTDFGSIDPLSALADRAGDHDLWFHVDAAYGGALAVTDHRALLDGIERADSVAVDFHKLFFQPISCGALLLRDGDEFGWMSRNAAYLNPAGHDDAGIPNLVAKSVRTTRRFDALKPYVAFRSLGREGIAALVESTLELADGAATLLDDVDDFERLHEPTLNTLVFRYRPHDGMDDRAVSRLNAAIRHDLLHDGRAVVARTEVDGVTSLKFTLLDPTATLDDVAATLDVLRDRGASVVAERGAVV encoded by the coding sequence GTGACGCCCGACGAGCTGTTCCTCGGGAGCGACGCGGGCAACGCCGCCTACCGCGAGGCGATGGAATCGGCGACCGAGACCGTCCTCGAAAGCGTCGTCGACGGGGAGAACCCCTATTCAGGGCAACCGCCGGACGTCCTCGCCGAACAGTTCGACGACCCCGTGATCCCGGAGACGGGGGTGGGCCTCGACGAAACTATCGAGGCGGTCGGCGAGCACGTGCTCGCACACTCCGTCGACCCGTCGAACGGCCGCTGTATGGCCCACCTCCAGTGCCCGCCGATGATCCCCGGACTCGCCGCCGAGGCGCTGTTGACCGCGGCGAACCAGTCGCTCGACTCGTTCGACCAGGCACCCGCCGCGACGGTGCTCGAAGGACGCGTCGTCGACGCCCTCTGTGACCTGTTCGACCTCCCGTCAGACGGGGACGGCGTCTTCACCGGCGGCGGCACGGAATCGAACTTCCAGGCGCTGTTGCTCGCCCGCGACCGATGTTGCAGCCAGCGGTTCGACCACGACGTGCAGGCGGACGGACTCCCGGCGAACGCCGATTCGCTTCGAGTGCTCTGTTCGGACGCCGCACACTTCACCGCGAAGCAGGCCGCACACCACCTCGGCCTCGGCGAGAACGCTGTCGTCACCGTGGCGACGGACGACGAGGGACGGATCGACGTGACGGCGCTCGACGCGACGCTCGCGGAGCTCCGCGCCCGTGACCGCGAGCCGTTCGCGCTGGTCGGCACCGCGGGGACGACCGACTTCGGGAGCATCGACCCGCTCTCGGCGCTCGCCGACCGGGCCGGGGACCACGACCTCTGGTTCCACGTGGACGCGGCCTACGGCGGCGCGCTCGCGGTAACCGACCACCGCGCCCTGCTCGACGGTATCGAACGAGCGGACTCGGTCGCCGTCGACTTCCACAAGCTGTTCTTCCAACCCATCAGCTGTGGAGCGCTCTTGCTCCGTGACGGCGACGAATTCGGCTGGATGAGTCGCAACGCCGCGTACCTCAACCCCGCGGGCCACGACGACGCCGGCATCCCGAACCTCGTCGCGAAGTCGGTCCGGACGACGCGTCGGTTCGACGCGCTGAAACCCTACGTCGCGTTTCGCAGCCTCGGGCGGGAGGGGATCGCGGCGCTGGTGGAGTCGACGCTCGAGCTGGCCGACGGGGCGGCAACACTTCTCGACGACGTCGACGACTTCGAACGCCTGCACGAACCGACGTTGAACACGCTGGTGTTCCGCTATCGACCCCACGACGGGATGGACGACCGCGCGGTGAGTCGGTTGAACGCCGCCATCCGGCACGACCTCCTCCACGACGGCCGGGCCGTCGTCGCCCGGACCGAGGTCGACGGCGTGACCAGCCTGAAGTTCACCCTGTTGGATCCGACGGCGACGCTCGACGACGTGGCCGCGACCCTCGATGTCCTCCGGGACCGTGGTGCGTCGGTCGTCGCCGAACGGGGGGCGGTCGTGTGA
- a CDS encoding IucA/IucC family protein, whose product MSLETGGDERREERAPELDPEARADDATVHAFLNCYLRETGDYEVVDERVAGVDPGADGLLCATLSGQGVDLLAPLAYRSPTERHLFETPVRYRMGSPRGLPIDSATLAALVIKDLSLTQAGTAVPDELLERVLRSKRATETFVRARADDEERLYAERLSFRDAEQALVFGHHRHPTPKSRQGIAARDRSTYAPELRGSFPLHYFRADPTLVSADSALDRSATRWVTDALREDPDVSESFVAEHVESDDVLLPVHPWQAQYLLDRPVVEERLGDGLEHLGAVGRAFSPTTSVRTLYSPASPFMVKSSLNVRITNSRRTNKLPELERGVAIAELLDTAFGDELAAAFPDFDVIRDPAYLALDLGDGESGLETVLRANPFSGVDEPNATPVVSLCQDAIAGRSRLGRLVASVADREGRSTEAVSADWFRDYLRVSVRPVLWLYLVQGVGVEAHQQNTVLELDADGYPVKCYYRDNQGFYLPESKHADVEAYLPGIGERAGTVCADGIADERLRYYVVLNNALGVVNAFGSAGLVDERRLLGLLRDELERARERYDRPSSGLLDPLLESPTVPCKANLLTRFRGLDELENDLENQSVYTDVTNPLVTELDR is encoded by the coding sequence GTGAGCCTCGAAACCGGAGGGGACGAACGCCGCGAGGAGCGCGCACCGGAGCTCGACCCCGAGGCCCGCGCCGACGACGCTACCGTCCACGCGTTTCTCAACTGCTACCTCCGGGAGACGGGCGACTACGAGGTGGTCGACGAGCGCGTCGCCGGGGTCGACCCCGGCGCGGACGGGCTGTTGTGTGCGACGCTCTCCGGACAGGGGGTCGACCTGCTGGCTCCGCTCGCCTACCGTTCCCCGACCGAACGTCACCTGTTCGAGACGCCCGTTCGCTACCGGATGGGAAGCCCGAGGGGGCTCCCCATCGACTCGGCCACGCTCGCCGCGCTGGTGATCAAGGACCTCTCGCTCACGCAGGCGGGGACGGCCGTCCCCGACGAACTGCTCGAACGGGTGCTCCGGAGCAAGCGCGCCACCGAGACGTTCGTCCGGGCGCGTGCCGACGACGAGGAGCGCCTCTACGCCGAGCGGCTGTCGTTCCGCGACGCCGAGCAGGCGCTCGTCTTCGGCCACCACCGCCATCCGACACCGAAGAGCCGGCAGGGGATCGCGGCACGGGACCGCTCGACCTACGCGCCGGAGCTCCGGGGGAGCTTCCCGCTACACTACTTCCGCGCGGACCCGACCCTGGTGTCGGCCGACTCGGCGCTCGACCGGAGCGCCACGCGGTGGGTGACGGACGCCCTCCGTGAGGACCCCGACGTGTCCGAGTCGTTCGTCGCCGAACACGTCGAGAGCGACGACGTCCTCCTCCCGGTGCATCCCTGGCAGGCCCAGTACCTCCTCGATCGACCGGTCGTCGAGGAACGACTCGGCGACGGACTCGAACACCTCGGGGCGGTCGGTCGGGCGTTCTCCCCGACGACGTCCGTCCGGACGCTGTACAGCCCGGCGTCGCCGTTCATGGTGAAGTCCTCGCTGAACGTGCGGATAACCAACTCCCGCCGGACCAACAAGCTGCCGGAGCTGGAGCGGGGCGTCGCCATCGCCGAGCTGCTCGACACCGCGTTCGGCGACGAACTCGCCGCGGCGTTTCCGGACTTCGACGTGATCCGGGACCCGGCGTATCTCGCGCTCGACCTCGGCGACGGCGAGTCGGGGCTGGAGACGGTGTTGCGTGCGAACCCGTTTTCGGGTGTCGACGAGCCGAACGCCACGCCCGTCGTCTCGCTCTGTCAGGACGCCATCGCCGGACGGTCGCGCCTCGGTCGCCTCGTCGCTTCGGTCGCCGACCGGGAGGGCCGCTCGACCGAGGCAGTGAGTGCCGACTGGTTCCGGGACTATCTCCGCGTCTCGGTCCGGCCCGTGCTCTGGCTCTATCTCGTCCAGGGCGTCGGCGTCGAGGCGCACCAGCAGAACACGGTGCTCGAACTCGACGCCGATGGCTACCCCGTGAAGTGTTACTACCGCGACAACCAGGGATTCTACCTCCCCGAGTCAAAACACGCCGACGTCGAGGCGTACCTCCCGGGAATCGGCGAGCGTGCGGGCACCGTCTGTGCCGACGGGATCGCCGACGAACGGCTGCGCTACTACGTCGTCCTCAACAACGCGCTCGGGGTGGTGAACGCCTTCGGGAGCGCCGGCCTCGTCGACGAACGTCGACTGCTGGGGCTGCTCCGGGACGAACTCGAACGTGCTCGCGAACGGTACGACCGACCGAGCTCCGGGCTCCTCGATCCATTGCTCGAATCGCCGACCGTGCCCTGCAAGGCGAACCTGCTGACCCGCTTTCGGGGGTTGGACGAACTGGAGAACGACCTCGAGAACCAGTCCGTCTACACGGACGTCACGAACCCCCTCGTCACCGAACTCGACAGATGA
- a CDS encoding GNAT family N-acetyltransferase, with amino-acid sequence MTGPHTTHSTDDEYRAYDPDIDRTISLRRATIERDLDRLHTWLGSDHVKPYWDLDLPLPSFHDRLQAKLADDHLTPYVGCLDHVPMSYWECYWAAEDDVGNHYDADPADQGVHLLIGPEEYLGHGYASALLRAVVAMQFAHADTDRVIAEPDVRNEHVIHVFEQCGFEPKTEFAFEEAEKDALLLVCERDRFEREVMPGATDATAGAAETTGGADG; translated from the coding sequence ATGACAGGACCCCACACTACTCACTCGACCGACGACGAGTATCGGGCGTACGACCCGGATATCGACCGCACGATATCGCTCCGCCGGGCGACCATCGAACGCGACCTCGACCGACTCCACACCTGGCTGGGGAGCGACCACGTGAAGCCGTACTGGGACCTCGACCTCCCGTTACCGTCGTTCCACGATCGCCTCCAGGCGAAGCTCGCGGACGACCACCTCACGCCGTACGTCGGCTGTCTCGACCACGTCCCGATGAGTTACTGGGAGTGCTACTGGGCCGCCGAGGACGACGTCGGCAACCACTACGACGCCGACCCCGCCGACCAGGGCGTCCACCTGCTGATCGGTCCCGAGGAGTATCTGGGGCACGGATACGCGTCCGCACTGCTGCGGGCGGTCGTCGCCATGCAGTTTGCCCACGCCGACACCGACCGGGTGATCGCCGAACCCGACGTCCGGAACGAGCACGTCATCCACGTGTTCGAGCAGTGTGGCTTCGAGCCAAAGACGGAGTTCGCCTTCGAGGAGGCCGAGAAGGACGCGCTGTTGCTGGTCTGTGAACGCGACCGCTTCGAGCGCGAGGTGATGCCCGGCGCGACCGACGCGACCGCCGGGGCGGCTGAAACGACGGGTGGTGCCGATGGCTGA
- a CDS encoding low temperature requirement protein A → MFSEWLERPRLRAGGDVEERSATWLELFYDLVFVVTVAELVGLLSAGSSPPSVFAYVALFVPVWWGWIGSTFYATRFDTDDLAHRLMTAVELFAVVALAVNVHGAFGETSRGFALAYAVLRGVLVIKYIGASRAVPEARPLTIRYARGFGLDAGLWFASVFVPLPYRFGLWALGLLVSFGTPITAGSLHGELPPHASHLPERFGLFTIIVLGESVVGLVHGASEQTFSLLAFLVGAFCVAVVFSLWWIYFDNLDGAAIRAAVAAGRTADYQRWLYAHFPLAVGLAAVGVGIDHLLVADPALRLPAADRWLLCGALAVVFSAIGLIHRTTDACANRPVRTQSLHRFGGAGAVLVVAVLGGPLTPFAVAGVLVVICVTQVILDLRERESTAEFSVGG, encoded by the coding sequence GTGTTCAGTGAGTGGCTAGAACGACCCCGTTTGCGAGCGGGCGGCGACGTCGAAGAGCGGAGCGCGACGTGGCTCGAACTGTTCTACGACCTCGTGTTCGTGGTGACGGTCGCCGAACTCGTCGGGCTTCTCAGCGCCGGTAGCTCCCCACCGAGCGTGTTCGCGTACGTTGCATTGTTCGTCCCCGTGTGGTGGGGTTGGATCGGCTCGACGTTCTATGCGACCCGCTTCGACACCGACGACCTCGCTCACCGACTCATGACCGCGGTCGAACTCTTCGCGGTGGTTGCACTCGCGGTCAACGTCCACGGGGCGTTCGGCGAGACCTCCCGTGGATTCGCGCTCGCCTATGCGGTCCTCCGGGGCGTCCTCGTCATCAAGTATATCGGTGCCAGTCGAGCCGTTCCCGAGGCACGGCCACTCACGATACGATACGCACGCGGCTTCGGTCTCGACGCCGGCTTGTGGTTCGCATCGGTGTTCGTCCCGCTCCCCTATCGCTTCGGTCTGTGGGCGCTCGGTCTCCTGGTCTCGTTCGGCACGCCCATCACCGCGGGGAGCCTCCACGGCGAACTCCCACCCCACGCCTCACACCTCCCGGAACGATTCGGGTTGTTTACCATCATCGTCCTCGGCGAGTCGGTCGTCGGGCTCGTTCACGGCGCGAGCGAACAGACGTTTTCGCTCCTCGCGTTTCTCGTCGGCGCGTTCTGCGTTGCAGTGGTGTTCAGCCTCTGGTGGATATACTTCGACAATCTCGATGGTGCGGCCATCCGGGCGGCGGTCGCAGCGGGGCGCACCGCCGACTACCAGCGCTGGCTCTACGCCCACTTCCCGCTCGCGGTCGGTCTCGCCGCCGTTGGCGTCGGGATCGACCATCTCCTCGTCGCCGATCCAGCTCTCCGGCTACCGGCGGCCGACCGCTGGCTGCTCTGTGGCGCGCTCGCGGTCGTGTTCTCGGCCATCGGGCTCATCCACCGGACGACCGACGCCTGCGCTAACCGTCCCGTACGAACCCAGTCGTTACATCGCTTCGGCGGCGCAGGTGCGGTGCTCGTCGTCGCCGTCCTCGGTGGACCGCTGACGCCGTTCGCGGTCGCCGGAGTTCTGGTGGTCATCTGTGTGACACAGGTCATCCTCGACCTGCGCGAACGGGAGTCGACAGCCGAGTTCTCGGTCGGTGGATAG
- a CDS encoding MFS transporter, giving the protein MNAPTHDDVSDHLILFVLWVVVFSFASQVMIVAPILTRIAEQLSVTTGLLGTLITAYAFAVGMFALVAGPISDRVGRRRILLAGSAMMTVALAAHGFVESFAMLFGVRAFAGAAGGILNGAAIAYVGDYFPRERRGWASGWVMSGLAAGQIAGIPLGIVLADAFGFRAPFVAFAVVMGIASVLVWRFVPQPETQRAEAPLSVRTAIEEYTDLLRRPGVGAASLMFALVFLSFPLYIAYLPLWLETTLGATGGTIALLFFVGGVGNVLAGPEAGRLSDSVGRKPVIVGASLVVTLVILVTPFVAADLWPIYVVFFVAMALFASRGSSFQALLTELVPGDHRGSLMSLTAATGQIGFAIGGALAGVVFTAFGPGYFANAALAAAGCLVLGVVAWRYLPDTAIGSTADTTNERGSLATPSRSLTEIACRQSSDALCGPYQEAGHMITSHDKDP; this is encoded by the coding sequence GTGAATGCGCCGACCCACGACGATGTCAGCGACCACCTGATACTGTTCGTGCTCTGGGTGGTTGTGTTCTCGTTCGCCAGTCAGGTGATGATCGTCGCGCCGATCCTGACCCGGATCGCCGAACAGCTCAGTGTGACGACCGGTCTCCTGGGAACGCTCATCACGGCCTATGCGTTCGCCGTCGGGATGTTCGCGCTCGTGGCAGGTCCGATTTCGGATCGCGTCGGTCGGCGACGTATCCTGTTGGCCGGGAGCGCCATGATGACGGTCGCGCTCGCCGCGCACGGGTTCGTCGAGAGCTTCGCGATGCTGTTCGGCGTGCGGGCGTTCGCCGGGGCGGCCGGTGGAATTCTCAACGGGGCGGCGATCGCGTACGTCGGTGATTACTTCCCCCGCGAACGCCGCGGCTGGGCGAGCGGTTGGGTCATGAGCGGTCTCGCGGCCGGTCAGATCGCCGGTATCCCCCTCGGAATCGTTCTCGCCGATGCGTTCGGTTTTCGCGCCCCGTTCGTCGCGTTCGCCGTCGTGATGGGTATCGCCTCGGTACTCGTCTGGCGGTTCGTCCCTCAACCCGAGACACAACGCGCTGAAGCGCCACTCAGTGTCCGGACCGCGATCGAAGAGTACACCGACCTGCTTCGACGCCCCGGTGTTGGGGCGGCCTCGCTCATGTTCGCGCTGGTGTTTTTGAGCTTTCCGTTGTACATTGCGTACCTTCCGCTCTGGCTCGAAACTACGCTGGGGGCCACAGGTGGCACGATCGCGCTCCTCTTTTTCGTCGGTGGGGTCGGGAACGTCCTTGCGGGGCCGGAGGCCGGACGGCTGTCCGATAGTGTCGGCCGCAAACCGGTCATCGTCGGTGCCTCGCTCGTGGTCACGCTGGTGATCCTCGTCACACCGTTCGTGGCCGCCGATCTGTGGCCGATCTACGTCGTCTTTTTCGTTGCGATGGCACTGTTCGCCTCGCGCGGGAGTTCGTTCCAAGCTCTCCTGACCGAACTCGTTCCTGGCGACCACCGTGGGTCGTTGATGAGCCTCACGGCCGCCACCGGGCAGATCGGGTTCGCCATCGGCGGGGCGCTCGCGGGTGTGGTCTTCACCGCCTTCGGACCGGGCTATTTCGCTAACGCGGCGCTCGCGGCCGCGGGCTGTCTCGTGCTGGGGGTGGTCGCGTGGCGCTATCTCCCCGATACAGCCATCGGATCCACAGCGGATACCACGAACGAACGGGGCTCGCTGGCCACCCCTTCGCGCTCGCTCACGGAGATCGCCTGTCGTCAGTCCTCTGACGCGCTGTGTGGCCCATATCAGGAGGCCGGACACATGATCACCAGTCACGACAAAGACCCGTAA
- a CDS encoding diaminobutyrate--2-oxoglutarate transaminase, whose translation MSYLDGGNSEVLTRQSERESNARTYPRHLPFAIREATGVTVTDMDGNEYYDCLAGAGTLALGHNHPRVVEAMERVIDEDRPIHTLDISTPTKERFVDSLFESLPDEFTDRAKIQFCSPAGTDAVEAALKLVKTATGNRSVLGFQGAYHGMTSGALGLMGDVDVKGTLPASTGEVHHLPYPSNYRPPFGVGGEEGHRIASRYVRNLLADSKSGITDPAGMILEPIQGEGGSVPAPDEWLREMRRITREHDIPLILDEIQTGLGRTGETYAFEHADIVPDVVTLSKAIGGGLPLAVVVYDESLDVWEPGAHAGTFRGNQLAMAAGEATIDHVVENDLAEHAADVGRRLREAFEATAERFEAVGDVRGRGLMLGVEFVDHGAEWQGPGPHAPDGDFAEAVQAACFERGLVVERGGRGDATARFLPPLIVTRAQVDEIATIFEEAVAAVAAERWEVTA comes from the coding sequence GTGAGCTACCTCGATGGGGGCAATAGCGAGGTCCTCACACGGCAATCCGAACGCGAATCGAACGCGCGCACGTACCCGCGCCACCTGCCCTTCGCCATCCGTGAGGCGACGGGCGTGACCGTCACCGACATGGACGGGAACGAGTACTACGACTGTCTCGCGGGGGCCGGGACGCTCGCCCTGGGACACAACCATCCCCGGGTCGTCGAGGCGATGGAGCGGGTCATCGACGAGGACCGACCGATCCACACCCTCGATATCTCGACGCCGACGAAGGAGCGATTCGTCGACTCGCTGTTCGAGAGCCTCCCCGACGAGTTCACCGACCGGGCGAAGATCCAGTTCTGTAGCCCCGCCGGAACCGACGCCGTCGAAGCCGCGCTGAAACTCGTCAAAACCGCCACCGGGAACCGAAGCGTGCTGGGATTCCAGGGTGCCTACCACGGCATGACCAGCGGGGCGCTCGGCCTGATGGGCGATGTCGACGTGAAGGGGACGCTCCCCGCTTCGACGGGCGAGGTCCATCACCTTCCGTACCCCTCCAACTACCGTCCGCCGTTCGGCGTCGGTGGCGAGGAGGGCCACCGTATCGCCAGCCGGTACGTGCGGAACCTCCTCGCTGACTCGAAGAGTGGAATTACCGACCCCGCCGGGATGATCCTCGAACCGATCCAGGGCGAGGGTGGGTCGGTCCCTGCCCCCGACGAGTGGCTTCGGGAGATGCGGCGCATAACACGTGAACACGACATCCCACTGATTCTCGACGAGATCCAGACGGGTCTCGGCCGCACGGGCGAGACCTACGCCTTCGAACACGCCGACATCGTTCCCGACGTCGTCACGCTCTCGAAGGCCATCGGTGGCGGCCTCCCGCTCGCGGTCGTCGTCTACGACGAGTCGCTCGACGTCTGGGAACCGGGTGCCCACGCGGGCACCTTCCGGGGCAACCAGCTCGCCATGGCGGCCGGCGAGGCGACCATCGATCACGTCGTCGAAAACGACCTCGCGGAACACGCCGCGGACGTGGGTCGTCGACTGCGCGAGGCGTTCGAAGCGACGGCCGAACGCTTCGAGGCCGTCGGCGACGTTCGCGGGCGCGGGCTCATGCTCGGGGTCGAGTTCGTCGACCACGGGGCCGAGTGGCAGGGACCCGGACCGCACGCCCCGGACGGGGACTTCGCGGAAGCCGTTCAGGCGGCGTGTTTCGAGCGCGGCCTCGTCGTCGAACGCGGCGGGCGGGGGGACGCCACTGCGCGATTCCTCCCGCCCCTGATCGTGACGAGGGCACAGGTCGACGAGATAGCCACCATCTTCGAGGAGGCGGTGGCGGCCGTCGCGGCCGAGCGGTGGGAGGTGACGGCGTGA
- a CDS encoding lysine N(6)-hydroxylase/L-ornithine N(5)-oxygenase family protein has translation MAERSSGGEVHDLVGIGVGPFNLGLAAMVDGVEEDVETVFLEREPEFDWHEGMLLEGTTLEVPFLADLVTLADPTSPHSYLNYLRETGRIYEFYFYETFQIPRREYNDYLRWVAESLGGLEFSREVVEIGWDDDHEHYVVVAHHPETGERFEYRGENLALGIGSRPQIPEHLQGHPEKDVFHTARYRHNRERVSTADSVAVVGSGQSAAEVFEDLLERQPEAGYRLDWLTRSDGFFPMEYSKLGLQHFTPEYEQYVYDLPQKVKDDLVPNQDRLYKGVDPGTSAAIYDLLYRRSIGDRDPDVGLFAMTEVRDIEAVGDAYALDCHQWQAEESFVHESEVVVLGTGYERPTPGFLEPIENAIGWDDRGRFEVTEDHRLAIDHPGDVFLQNAELHTHGVGVPDLGLGAYRNALFVNRLVGREAYPEDTNTVYQDFAVEQFVERSSGASRHGSDPAPTRND, from the coding sequence ATGGCTGAGCGGTCGAGTGGTGGTGAAGTCCACGACCTCGTCGGTATCGGGGTCGGTCCGTTCAACCTCGGTCTCGCGGCGATGGTGGACGGCGTCGAGGAGGACGTCGAGACCGTCTTCCTCGAACGCGAACCCGAGTTCGACTGGCACGAGGGGATGTTGCTGGAGGGGACGACGCTCGAAGTCCCCTTCCTCGCCGACCTCGTGACGCTCGCGGACCCGACGAGCCCCCACAGCTACCTCAACTACCTGCGGGAGACGGGTCGCATCTACGAGTTCTACTTCTACGAGACGTTCCAGATCCCCAGACGGGAGTACAACGACTATCTCCGGTGGGTCGCCGAATCCCTCGGGGGGCTGGAGTTCAGTCGCGAAGTGGTCGAGATCGGCTGGGACGACGACCACGAGCACTACGTCGTCGTCGCTCACCACCCGGAGACGGGCGAGCGCTTCGAGTACCGCGGCGAGAACCTCGCGCTGGGGATCGGCTCGCGGCCCCAGATACCCGAGCACCTGCAGGGACATCCTGAGAAGGACGTCTTCCACACCGCCCGGTACCGCCACAACCGCGAGCGGGTCTCGACGGCCGACTCGGTCGCCGTCGTCGGATCTGGCCAGAGCGCCGCCGAGGTGTTCGAGGACCTGCTGGAGCGCCAGCCCGAAGCGGGCTATCGGCTCGACTGGCTCACCCGCTCGGACGGGTTCTTCCCGATGGAGTACTCGAAGCTCGGGCTGCAGCACTTCACCCCCGAGTACGAGCAATACGTCTACGACCTGCCCCAAAAGGTCAAGGACGACCTCGTCCCGAACCAGGACCGCCTCTACAAGGGCGTCGACCCCGGGACGAGCGCCGCGATCTACGACCTGCTGTATCGGCGCTCCATCGGCGACCGGGACCCGGACGTGGGACTGTTCGCGATGACGGAGGTACGGGACATCGAGGCCGTGGGGGATGCCTACGCGCTCGACTGTCACCAGTGGCAGGCCGAGGAGTCGTTCGTCCACGAGAGCGAGGTCGTGGTCCTCGGGACCGGCTACGAACGCCCGACCCCGGGTTTCCTCGAACCCATCGAGAACGCGATCGGGTGGGACGACCGGGGCCGGTTCGAGGTGACCGAGGACCACCGTCTCGCTATCGACCACCCCGGCGACGTCTTCCTCCAGAACGCGGAACTCCACACTCACGGCGTCGGCGTGCCGGACCTCGGGCTCGGTGCCTACCGCAACGCGCTGTTCGTCAATCGGCTCGTCGGTCGCGAGGCCTACCCCGAGGACACGAACACCGTCTACCAGGACTTCGCCGTCGAACAGTTCGTCGAACGCTCGTCGGGCGCTTCCCGCCACGGGAGCGACCCGGCACCCACCCGGAACGATTGA